TGCTGTCAAGGCGCTTCAGCTTGAGATTTTAAGCAAAGAAGGACACTGTAATGGCAGTGTGTATCTTCAAAGTGGGTAAACATGAGGTATAATATATGCTTTGATGCTTATGATGGGCTTCAAGTACTACGAGATATGCTCGATATACTGAATCCCAACGAGGCAGAGTTGAAAACGAATGTGACACCCCGTGCCCTTATGGCATAAGACTATCTAACAAAGACACAGATTAGTGTTTTATCTCCAAAAAACTCGGGATCACGAGTGAGTAACCGCTAATATATGCCGCTTCAGACTGATTGAAAGCAGGACCAGTTTCTATGTGCAAGGACTGCAGCAGCTTCTAGTGGGAAAGCTTGCTGCTTCCGATCAGCAAGAGTGGACTGAGCGGATATTCATTCTCTTGGTCTGGACGTTGACAAATAGTCGTCTCCCCATCCAGAACAGTATCGGTATTTTGTGTGATACGATGAAAAGGGTAGCTAAGTGCGGTCGAGGCCTCTTGAGTGAGGATGTAACAAATGCTTGCCTGATTGTAATGAATTCATGTGCTATGGGGCCCAAGGTACTGACACGGGTTACAGCTCATATGGAAATACATCGATGTAGTATCATCCGAAGGCAATCTCCACGTTGCAGAACACTGGTGCTCCTTCGTACTCGAAGAAGCGATGTTTCAACTTTCCTCGGAAAATAAAACGATATTTATCAGGTGAGTAATGGTTGATCTGACTCATCGGTGGTCTAACAGGGAGTAGAAAATATATAGCTTGTGCATCGGATAAATCAAATGTGTGCGCGGCGTACGAGTTGTTTGACAATATGGCAGATGAGTATAGGAAATGCCCTTCAGCGCTCTACTTGATATATAAAGCGGCGTTGAATAACAGAGACTTCAGTCAAGGTAGGCAGTTGATGTTTTCTGTATATACAGTGCCTAACTATGACAAGGGCACTTTTATCTCGATTCTCTCTGTCAGGTGGGTGCAACTGGCAGAACATACCTCTTGCCATGTGCAGCAGAAGCCCTTCGATCTGGGCAAACCTTGTTGGCAGCCGGATGTCTCCAGCACGTAATAGATAATCTAAATGATGGCTTCCTGGAAGCAAAGTACATTGCAAGTCTCTTCATAGCTGCAGGTTGTCTCTTCTCAGCACAATTAGGGAAAACGGGAAAGgtgaaagaggatgatgagcttTTAGCTCAGGTTATACGTGTATTCGAAGCAGGTACGTCCTGAATCAGAGCGCCACAGTACTTAATGCTTAGTATCTAACCTGGAAATTAGCACACAGAAATGAACAAAATACTGTGTTTTCGACTGTTGAACTTGAGTGGATTTCGCGGAGGAGCTACAACATCGCTGTGCAAGCACGCTCGTGTGATTACCGGCTAGTGGTACAGCTACTGGACCTGTCGATGCATGTATGTTAGTGCCACTTGCTTATGCTATTTGTGAATTTCTGACGTTGGGTTCCCAGTTCACAGACTTACAGAGGAAGACCATGACTTGCGAGAAGCAGTCCGGTCTTTGGCAACACTATCTACACTGCGACAGTATCAAGATTTTCAGCATCATAACAGAGGCTCGCAAGGAGGTAGAGCCCTTTTTGAAGGCTTGTTTGATTCTATTTACCAAGTAGTATTATTTAGAGGTTAATGGAAAGTAGCAACAACACTATGAAAATGTCCAAAAAATTGCCCAGCACTGCCGAACTTACATTCGGAGTCGACCACAAATTGAGAATACAAGGGAACAACACAGTGAATGGCTGAAAGAGTATCGAAGGATCTTGTCAATTGATCTCGAATGCGCTATATTCTTCAATCAGTGGGACAATGTGCCTTCCATAATTGGCGAGTCGAAAAGCATAATGGACGATGAACTCTGCTCTATATTTTTGGATTGTGTCCTCCGTTGCGCAGCTTCGGTAACATATATCATCAAGGCTGTCGAGGTATTTATTCATCAGAAATCAATTTTTCTTGAAAATCAGCTATGATACATGTGCTAACAGATTATACTTTTTTAAGAAAATTATATTTGTCCTCCGCACTACCGCATCCCCGTACCTAGAAGCCGCAGCAGCCCGGGCCGTTCTTCCACGCTACATCCATACTTTCTTCCAACTCTCCTTAGATGCACAAGA
The sequence above is a segment of the Aspergillus oryzae RIB40 DNA, chromosome 3 genome. Coding sequences within it:
- a CDS encoding uncharacterized protein (predicted protein), translating into MAQSFSPRSASLMAFSAHRRQSSLSESHKLNPKPDQWPTQQGSILVHLRRVGRKYGCSVEERPGLLRLLAIHCVVPLYSQFVVDSEYSVAKDRTASRKSWSSSLLREIHSSSTVENTVFCSFLSSSSFTFPVFPNCAEKRQPAAMKRLAMYFASRKPSFRLSITCWRHPAANKVCPDRRASAAHGKRPPMSQINHYSPDKYRFIFRGKLKHRFFEYEGAPVFCNVEIAFG